Proteins from a single region of Streptomyces spinoverrucosus:
- a CDS encoding ArsR/SmtB family transcription factor encodes MGHGAVPPAAAEHVRLDEANVAKVATTLQALSTPSRLLILARLREGPLPATELAAEVGMEQSACSHQLRLLRNLGLVVGERRGRSIVYALHDHHVAELLDQAVYHVEHLRLGISDTAE; translated from the coding sequence ATGGGTCATGGAGCCGTCCCCCCCGCAGCCGCCGAGCACGTACGCCTGGACGAGGCCAACGTCGCCAAGGTGGCCACCACCCTCCAGGCCCTGTCCACCCCGTCCCGTCTGCTGATCCTGGCGCGGCTGCGCGAAGGGCCGCTGCCCGCCACGGAGTTGGCGGCGGAGGTGGGCATGGAGCAGTCGGCGTGCTCGCACCAGCTGCGGCTGCTGCGCAACCTGGGGCTGGTGGTCGGCGAGCGGCGCGGCCGGTCGATCGTCTACGCGCTGCACGACCACCACGTCGCCGAACTACTCGACCAGGCGGTGTACCACGTGGAGCATCTGCGGCTGGGGATCAGCGACACCGCCGAGTAG
- a CDS encoding heavy metal translocating P-type ATPase produces the protein MVARVSATLAPRTAPPAPTPTAPGRRTRVLALPEARWALAALVAFLLGLALDLGGAPAWAFGPLYAVAYVTGGWEPALEGLRALREKTLDVDLLMIVAALGAAAIGQVLDGALLIVIFATSGALEALATARTADSVRGLLDLAPATATRLTADGREETVPTSALTVGDVLLIRPGERIGADGQVLDGTSEADQATITGEPLPVLKRPGDEVFAGTLNGTGALRVRVERDPADSVIARIVTLVEEASRTKAPTQLFIEKVEQRYAVGVVAATLAVFAVPLAFGADLTDALLRAMTFMIVASPCAVVLATMPPLLSAIANAGRHGVLVKSAVAMERLGEIDTAALDKTGTLTEGAPEVTDVRPLPGSGLDEDGLLALAAAAEHPSEHPLARAIVSAARDRGLPIATAADFTALPGQGVTAVVDGHEVRVGRAEADAGRADGATVVQVVRGGVPVGTLALTDRLRADAPATTAALTALTGTPPVLLTGDNAHTAARVADATGLGDVRADLLPEDKVKAVRELQDGGRRVLFVGDGVNDAPALAAAHSGVAMGRAGADLALETADAVVVRDELATVPAVVRLSRSARRLVVQNLVIAGTFITVLVVWDLAGHLPLPLGVAGHEGSTVLVGLNGLRLLRESAWRSGPVQDSQG, from the coding sequence ATGGTGGCCCGCGTGTCAGCGACTCTCGCGCCGCGAACGGCGCCCCCTGCCCCCACCCCGACGGCACCCGGCCGCCGCACCCGCGTCCTCGCCCTGCCCGAGGCCCGCTGGGCGCTGGCCGCGCTGGTGGCCTTCCTGCTCGGCCTCGCCCTGGACCTCGGCGGCGCCCCCGCCTGGGCCTTCGGCCCGCTGTACGCCGTCGCGTACGTCACCGGCGGCTGGGAGCCGGCGCTGGAGGGGCTGCGGGCGCTGCGCGAGAAGACCCTCGACGTCGACCTGCTGATGATCGTCGCGGCGCTGGGGGCGGCGGCGATCGGGCAGGTCCTCGACGGGGCCCTGCTGATCGTCATCTTCGCCACGTCCGGCGCGCTGGAGGCGCTGGCCACCGCCCGCACCGCCGACTCCGTGCGCGGCCTGCTCGACCTCGCCCCGGCCACCGCGACCCGGCTCACGGCCGACGGGCGCGAGGAGACCGTGCCGACGTCCGCGCTCACCGTCGGTGACGTGCTGCTGATCCGGCCGGGGGAGCGGATCGGCGCCGACGGCCAGGTGCTGGACGGCACCAGCGAGGCCGACCAGGCCACCATCACCGGCGAGCCCCTGCCGGTGCTCAAGCGCCCCGGCGACGAGGTCTTCGCGGGCACCCTCAACGGCACCGGCGCGTTGCGTGTCCGCGTGGAACGCGACCCCGCCGACTCGGTCATCGCCCGGATCGTGACGCTGGTCGAGGAGGCGTCCCGGACCAAGGCGCCGACGCAGCTGTTCATCGAGAAGGTCGAACAGCGCTACGCGGTCGGCGTGGTCGCCGCGACCCTCGCCGTCTTCGCCGTCCCGCTCGCTTTCGGGGCCGACCTCACGGACGCGCTGCTGCGGGCGATGACCTTCATGATCGTCGCCTCGCCGTGCGCGGTCGTGCTGGCGACCATGCCGCCGCTGCTGTCGGCGATCGCCAACGCCGGACGGCACGGCGTGCTGGTGAAGTCGGCGGTGGCGATGGAGCGGCTCGGGGAGATCGACACCGCGGCGCTCGACAAGACGGGCACCCTCACCGAGGGCGCGCCCGAGGTGACGGACGTACGACCGCTGCCGGGCTCCGGGCTCGACGAGGACGGGCTGCTCGCGCTCGCCGCGGCCGCCGAGCATCCCAGCGAGCATCCGCTGGCCCGGGCGATCGTGAGCGCGGCCCGGGACAGGGGGCTGCCGATCGCGACCGCGGCGGACTTCACCGCCCTGCCGGGACAGGGAGTCACCGCCGTGGTGGATGGCCACGAGGTGCGGGTCGGCCGCGCGGAGGCAGACGCGGGCCGTGCCGACGGCGCCACCGTCGTGCAGGTGGTTCGCGGCGGTGTCCCGGTGGGCACCCTCGCCCTCACCGACCGGCTCCGCGCCGACGCCCCCGCGACCACCGCCGCCCTCACCGCCCTGACCGGCACCCCGCCCGTCCTGCTCACCGGCGACAACGCGCACACCGCCGCCCGTGTCGCCGACGCCACCGGCCTCGGGGACGTCCGCGCGGACCTGCTGCCCGAGGACAAGGTGAAGGCGGTCCGGGAACTCCAGGACGGCGGCCGCAGGGTGCTCTTCGTCGGTGACGGCGTCAACGACGCGCCCGCCCTGGCCGCCGCGCACTCCGGCGTGGCGATGGGACGCGCGGGTGCCGACCTCGCGCTGGAGACCGCGGACGCCGTCGTCGTACGCGACGAACTCGCCACCGTCCCGGCGGTCGTCCGACTGTCCCGGAGCGCCCGCCGCCTCGTCGTCCAGAACCTGGTCATCGCCGGTACGTTCATCACCGTGCTGGTCGTGTGGGACCTGGCCGGCCATCTGCCGCTGCCGCTCGGTGTCGCCGGACACGAGGGCTCGACCGTGCTGGTCGGGCTCAACGGGCTGCGGCTGCTGCGCGAGTCTGCCTGGCGATCCGGGCCGGTCCAGGACAGCCAAGGTTGA
- a CDS encoding glycoside hydrolase family 2 TIM barrel-domain containing protein, translated as MPHPHPSPADRPVVSRRRLLEAGAAALGALALSSSPVAAYAAPRGATADGPPEWNGTIDLFRLGTEPPHTTLMPYADVRQALAADRTRSPYRLSLDGTWKFAYADRPADRDTDFHRTDVDDRSWDTIPVPSAWQLHGYDFPIYVNITYPWWGPNGLGEEPQPPAAPTRYNPVGQYRRTFTVPRTWSGRRTFLHFEGVKSAHYVWINGELVGYHEDSYTPAEYDITSYLKPGTNQIAVEVYRYSDGDWLEDQDMIRLSGIFRSVYLYSTPVVHLRDFKLDTPLSDDYTAAELSVTASVRAYGDGGAGRYTVETQLYDERGHPVWSRPLEQAVDVTGIGEDATVQSAKAVPAPRLWSAEHPNLYTAVLRLRDPAGKVIETLSHRVGFREFALKDGLMRINGRPVSFRGTNRHEMHPERGTALTRADMVQDIGIIKRMNINSVRTSHYPNNPLWYELADEYGLYLVDEANVETHGIRGQYPGNHADWSRACVARAQNMVHRDKNHASVVVWSLGNEAGGGSTFVAMHDWIRSYDPTRVIQYEGDDRPQVSDIRSEMYESPARVEARARDTADTRPYVMIEYSHAMGNSNGNFRKYWDVIRRHDVLQGGWIWDFVDQSLNWPTPTRKTLTESGPGKLKGEILAPGGTFDRAKGVFGGTVFARDPSLDLTGSLTLEAWVTPHVTGYHQPILAKGDTQYALKQTNRNLEFFIHGGGQWITASWALPAEGWTGTEHHIAGVFDADTGTLTLYVDGVARATRTTTRRPGSNTAPLALATDVDNWTREFSGTIRRARVYARALSAGELASDSRGPGDDGVRFWFDAATVGFDEKKPREKTFLAYGGDWGDNPNDGNFVADGIVTADRGLTGKATEVKHVYQTINVTPGTGWGAVTLTNENLFTNLRAYDATWTLVADGKAVQRGRLTRDQLDVPPLSSKDITLPVRRPGNPAPGAEYFLRLSFTTKEATKWAKAGFEVAGQQLPVDAGSPAVTPVPLERVPALTYDDAEASVTVTGKGFSVTVDKSSGVITSYEAAGTRLITSGPVPNFWRAPTDNDKGNGQHTRNQTWRDAGALREVTGVSVRALLDRAVEIKVGGTLPTTTESTYTTTYTVFGNGEIKVDHTLHPGAANLPYLPEVGTLLFLPRRLDRLHYYGRGPEENYWDRDNGTDVGVYSATVADQWTPYIRPQENGNRTDVRWAALTGRDGAGLLVCGEPLVELNASHFTPEDLSSGVRHDYQLTPRDAVVLRVNHRQMGVGGDDSWGAHTHDEYKLFADRDYAYTYRLRPLSDVRDAMAAARRPTATD; from the coding sequence ATGCCGCACCCGCACCCCTCTCCCGCCGACCGGCCCGTCGTCAGCCGCCGCCGACTCCTGGAGGCAGGCGCCGCCGCCCTCGGCGCGCTCGCCCTGTCCTCGTCGCCCGTCGCCGCGTACGCCGCCCCGCGCGGCGCCACGGCGGACGGACCGCCGGAGTGGAACGGCACCATCGACCTGTTCCGGCTGGGCACCGAGCCCCCGCACACCACGCTCATGCCGTACGCGGACGTACGGCAGGCCCTGGCCGCCGACCGCACCCGCTCGCCGTACCGGCTGAGCCTCGACGGCACCTGGAAGTTCGCCTACGCCGACCGCCCCGCCGACCGGGACACCGACTTCCACCGCACCGACGTCGACGACAGATCCTGGGACACCATCCCCGTCCCCTCCGCCTGGCAACTGCACGGCTACGACTTCCCGATCTACGTCAACATCACCTACCCGTGGTGGGGCCCCAACGGCCTGGGCGAGGAGCCGCAGCCACCGGCCGCGCCGACCCGTTACAACCCCGTCGGCCAGTACCGACGCACCTTCACGGTCCCGCGAACCTGGTCGGGACGGCGGACGTTCCTGCACTTCGAGGGGGTCAAGTCCGCGCACTACGTGTGGATCAACGGGGAGTTGGTCGGCTATCACGAGGACTCGTACACCCCCGCCGAGTACGACATCACCTCGTACCTCAAGCCCGGCACCAATCAGATCGCGGTCGAGGTCTACCGCTACTCCGACGGGGACTGGCTGGAGGACCAGGACATGATCCGGCTGAGCGGCATCTTCCGCTCGGTGTACCTGTACTCCACGCCGGTCGTCCACCTGCGCGACTTCAAGCTGGACACCCCGCTGAGCGACGACTACACGGCGGCCGAGCTGTCGGTGACCGCGAGTGTGCGGGCGTACGGCGACGGTGGCGCCGGACGGTACACGGTGGAGACCCAGCTGTACGACGAGCGCGGTCACCCCGTGTGGTCCCGACCGCTGGAGCAGGCCGTCGACGTCACGGGGATCGGTGAGGACGCCACCGTCCAGTCGGCCAAGGCCGTGCCCGCGCCCCGGCTCTGGTCGGCCGAGCACCCGAACCTCTACACCGCCGTCCTGCGACTGCGCGACCCGGCCGGCAAGGTGATCGAAACGCTCTCGCACCGGGTCGGCTTCCGCGAGTTCGCGCTCAAGGACGGGCTGATGCGCATCAACGGCCGGCCCGTCTCCTTCCGGGGCACCAACCGGCACGAGATGCACCCCGAGCGCGGCACCGCGCTCACCCGCGCCGACATGGTCCAGGACATCGGGATCATCAAGCGGATGAACATCAACTCCGTCCGCACCTCGCACTACCCCAACAACCCGCTGTGGTACGAACTCGCCGACGAGTACGGCCTGTACCTGGTCGACGAGGCCAACGTCGAGACCCACGGCATACGCGGCCAGTACCCGGGCAACCACGCCGACTGGAGCAGAGCGTGCGTGGCCCGCGCGCAGAACATGGTCCACCGGGACAAGAACCACGCCTCGGTGGTCGTCTGGTCGCTGGGCAACGAGGCGGGCGGCGGCAGCACCTTCGTCGCCATGCATGACTGGATACGTTCCTACGACCCGACCCGCGTCATCCAGTACGAGGGCGACGACCGGCCCCAGGTCAGCGACATCCGCTCGGAGATGTACGAGAGTCCCGCACGCGTCGAGGCCCGCGCCAGGGACACCGCGGACACCCGACCGTACGTGATGATCGAGTACTCGCACGCGATGGGGAACTCGAACGGCAACTTCAGGAAGTACTGGGACGTCATCCGCCGTCACGACGTCCTCCAGGGCGGCTGGATCTGGGACTTCGTCGACCAGTCGCTCAACTGGCCCACCCCGACACGGAAGACGCTGACGGAGAGCGGGCCGGGCAAGCTCAAGGGCGAGATCCTCGCGCCCGGCGGCACCTTCGACCGTGCCAAGGGCGTCTTCGGCGGCACCGTCTTCGCCCGCGACCCCTCCCTCGACCTCACCGGCTCCCTGACCCTGGAGGCCTGGGTCACCCCGCACGTCACCGGCTACCACCAGCCCATCCTCGCCAAGGGCGACACCCAGTACGCGCTGAAACAGACCAACCGGAACCTGGAGTTCTTCATCCACGGCGGCGGCCAGTGGATCACCGCGAGTTGGGCGCTGCCGGCGGAGGGCTGGACCGGCACCGAGCACCACATCGCGGGCGTCTTCGACGCCGACACCGGCACCCTGACCCTCTACGTCGACGGCGTCGCCCGCGCCACCCGGACCACCACACGCCGGCCCGGCAGCAACACCGCGCCCCTCGCGCTCGCCACCGACGTCGACAACTGGACCCGCGAGTTCAGCGGCACCATACGCCGGGCGCGCGTGTACGCCCGCGCGCTGAGCGCCGGTGAGCTGGCCTCCGACAGCCGGGGTCCCGGCGACGACGGGGTGCGGTTCTGGTTCGACGCGGCCACGGTCGGGTTCGACGAGAAGAAACCGCGGGAGAAGACGTTCCTCGCCTACGGCGGCGACTGGGGCGACAACCCCAACGACGGCAACTTCGTCGCGGACGGCATCGTGACCGCCGACCGCGGGCTCACCGGCAAGGCGACCGAGGTCAAGCACGTCTACCAGACGATCAACGTCACGCCCGGCACCGGCTGGGGCGCGGTCACCCTCACCAACGAGAACCTGTTCACCAACCTGCGCGCATACGACGCCACTTGGACCCTCGTCGCCGACGGCAAGGCCGTGCAGCGCGGCAGACTCACCCGCGACCAGCTCGACGTACCGCCACTGTCGAGCAAGGACATCACGCTCCCGGTACGACGGCCGGGCAACCCCGCGCCGGGCGCCGAGTACTTCCTCCGGCTGTCCTTCACCACCAAGGAAGCCACGAAGTGGGCGAAGGCAGGCTTCGAGGTCGCAGGGCAGCAGCTGCCCGTCGACGCGGGCAGCCCGGCTGTGACACCGGTACCTCTGGAGCGCGTCCCGGCGCTCACGTACGACGACGCGGAGGCGTCCGTCACCGTCACGGGGAAGGGTTTCTCCGTCACCGTCGACAAGAGCAGCGGAGTCATCACCTCGTACGAGGCGGCAGGCACCCGTCTGATCACCTCCGGGCCCGTGCCGAACTTCTGGCGGGCGCCCACCGACAACGACAAGGGCAACGGCCAGCACACCCGCAACCAGACCTGGCGGGACGCCGGCGCCCTGCGCGAGGTGACCGGTGTCAGTGTGCGCGCCCTGCTCGACCGGGCCGTCGAGATCAAGGTCGGCGGCACCCTGCCCACGACCACCGAGTCGACGTACACCACCACCTACACGGTGTTCGGCAACGGTGAGATCAAGGTCGACCACACCCTGCACCCGGGGGCGGCGAACCTGCCGTACCTACCGGAGGTCGGCACGCTGCTGTTCCTGCCGCGGCGCCTCGACCGGCTGCACTACTACGGCCGCGGTCCCGAGGAGAACTACTGGGACCGCGACAACGGCACCGACGTCGGCGTGTACTCGGCAACCGTCGCCGACCAGTGGACGCCGTACATCCGCCCGCAGGAGAACGGCAACCGGACCGACGTGCGCTGGGCCGCGCTGACCGGGCGCGACGGTGCCGGACTGCTGGTCTGCGGGGAGCCGCTGGTGGAGCTCAACGCCTCGCACTTCACGCCGGAGGACCTGTCGTCCGGCGTGCGCCACGACTACCAGCTCACTCCCCGGGACGCGGTGGTGCTGCGGGTGAACCACCGGCAGATGGGCGTGGGCGGCGACGACAGCTGGGGCGCGCACACCCACGACGAGTACAAGCTGTTCGCCGACCGCGACTACGCCTACACCTACCGGCTGCGCCCGCTGAGCGACGTACGGGACGCGATGGCGGCGGCCCGCCGGCCCACCGCCACCGACTAG
- a CDS encoding AlkA N-terminal domain-containing protein, which yields MQNGMHTDTERCLRAVQSKDARFDGWFFTAVLTTGIYCRPSCPVVPPKPENMVFHPSAAACQQAGFRACKRCRPDTSPGSPEWNQRADLVARAMRLIADGVVDREGVPGLAARLAYSARQIERLLFAELGAGPLALARAQRAQTARLLIETTALPMAQIAFAAGFSSIRTFNDTVREVYALSPSDLRARTPLGPVGGTPGALSLRLPFRAPLNPDNLFGHLAATAVPGVEEWRDGAYRRTLRLPYGHGIVALTPQPDHIACRLTLSDLRDLPVAISRCRRMLDLDADPVAIDDQLRTDPLLAPLVDKAPGRRVPRTVDEAEFAVRAVLGQQVSTAAARTHAARLVTAHGEPVDDPDGGLTHLFPSPEALAAVDPESLAMPRTRRTTFTTLVGQLADGSLHLGVESDWPDTRARLLALPGFGPWTVDVIAMRALGDPDAFLPTDLGIRRAAGELGLPSTPAALTARAAAWRPWRAYAVQYLWATDSHPINFLPV from the coding sequence ATGCAGAACGGGATGCACACCGACACCGAGCGCTGTCTGCGGGCGGTTCAGTCCAAGGACGCGCGCTTCGACGGCTGGTTCTTCACCGCCGTCCTGACCACCGGGATCTACTGCCGGCCCAGCTGCCCGGTCGTGCCGCCCAAACCGGAGAACATGGTGTTCCACCCGAGCGCGGCGGCCTGCCAGCAGGCCGGTTTCCGGGCGTGCAAGCGCTGCCGCCCGGACACCAGCCCCGGCTCCCCGGAGTGGAACCAGCGCGCCGACCTCGTGGCCCGCGCCATGCGGCTGATCGCCGACGGAGTCGTCGACCGCGAGGGCGTCCCCGGCCTCGCCGCCCGGCTCGCCTACAGCGCCCGGCAGATCGAACGCCTGCTGTTCGCCGAACTCGGCGCGGGCCCGCTCGCCCTGGCCCGCGCCCAGCGCGCCCAGACCGCCCGGCTGCTCATCGAGACCACGGCGCTGCCCATGGCGCAGATCGCCTTCGCCGCCGGCTTCTCCTCCATCCGCACCTTCAACGACACCGTCCGCGAGGTCTACGCCCTCAGCCCCAGCGACCTGCGCGCACGCACGCCGCTGGGCCCGGTCGGCGGCACCCCGGGCGCCTTGTCGCTCCGCCTGCCGTTCCGCGCCCCGCTCAATCCCGACAACCTCTTCGGCCACCTCGCCGCCACCGCCGTACCCGGCGTCGAGGAGTGGCGCGACGGCGCCTACCGCCGCACCCTGCGCCTTCCCTACGGCCACGGCATCGTGGCGCTCACCCCGCAGCCGGACCACATCGCCTGCCGACTCACCCTCAGCGACCTGCGCGATCTGCCCGTCGCCATCAGCCGCTGCCGCCGGATGCTCGACCTGGACGCCGACCCGGTCGCGATCGACGACCAGTTGCGCACGGATCCCCTGCTGGCGCCGCTGGTGGACAAGGCCCCCGGCAGGCGGGTGCCGCGCACCGTGGACGAGGCCGAGTTCGCGGTACGGGCGGTGCTGGGCCAGCAGGTCTCCACGGCCGCCGCCCGCACCCACGCCGCCCGGCTGGTCACCGCGCACGGTGAGCCGGTCGACGACCCCGACGGCGGGCTCACCCACCTGTTCCCGTCGCCCGAGGCGCTGGCCGCCGTCGACCCCGAGTCGCTCGCCATGCCCCGCACCCGCCGCACTACCTTCACCACCCTCGTCGGCCAACTCGCCGACGGCTCACTCCACTTGGGCGTGGAGAGCGACTGGCCGGACACCCGAGCACGGCTGCTGGCCCTCCCCGGCTTCGGCCCCTGGACGGTCGACGTCATCGCGATGCGCGCCCTCGGCGATCCCGACGCCTTCCTCCCCACCGACCTCGGCATCCGCCGCGCGGCGGGGGAGCTGGGCCTGCCGTCCACACCGGCCGCGCTGACCGCACGCGCCGCGGCCTGGCGCCCGTGGCGGGCCTACGCCGTCCAGTACCTGTGGGCGACCGACAGCCACCCGATCAACTTCCTGCCCGTGTGA
- a CDS encoding DUF7144 family membrane protein, translated as MAQHAAHPTGTPQTAPTGRREGWATGGVMFAGVLMLCGGLLAVLQGIAAIAEDDVYARVGTYVYELDLTGWGWIHLVVGVLVAVTGWGLLMGAAWARIAGITLAALSLILQFLFLPYQPVWSVVMMAIDVFVIWALASYREPAR; from the coding sequence ATGGCTCAGCACGCTGCACATCCGACGGGAACCCCGCAGACCGCGCCGACGGGCCGCCGCGAGGGATGGGCGACCGGCGGCGTCATGTTCGCGGGTGTGCTGATGTTGTGCGGCGGTCTGCTGGCGGTGCTCCAGGGCATCGCGGCGATCGCCGAGGACGACGTGTACGCCCGGGTCGGCACCTACGTCTACGAGCTGGACCTCACCGGCTGGGGCTGGATCCACCTGGTCGTCGGCGTCCTGGTGGCCGTCACCGGCTGGGGCCTGCTCATGGGGGCGGCCTGGGCACGGATCGCCGGTATCACCCTCGCCGCGCTGAGCCTGATCCTGCAGTTCCTCTTCCTGCCGTACCAGCCCGTCTGGTCGGTCGTCATGATGGCGATCGACGTGTTCGTGATCTGGGCGCTGGCCTCCTACCGGGAACCCGCCCGCTGA
- a CDS encoding phosphoribosyltransferase, with protein sequence MRFRDRAHAGRELAEHMRILQEKGTLPDPVVLALPRGGVTVAREVARALGAPLDVLVVRKIGAPFHEEYGVGAIAGDEPPFFDTRALDQLGLNEAELAPIVARERTELHRREQRYRQDRPAAELRGRTAILVDDGLATGSTARAAVRAVRHREPERVVVAAPVCSHEAVELLRHEADDVVCLLRPSPFHAVGLWYEDFEQLTDEDVLEALHGG encoded by the coding sequence ATGCGTTTCCGTGACCGTGCGCACGCCGGCCGGGAACTGGCCGAACACATGCGCATTCTGCAGGAGAAGGGGACACTTCCGGACCCCGTGGTCCTCGCCCTGCCCCGCGGCGGCGTCACGGTGGCCCGGGAGGTCGCGCGGGCTCTCGGCGCGCCGCTGGACGTGCTGGTGGTCCGCAAGATCGGAGCACCGTTCCACGAGGAGTACGGGGTCGGCGCGATCGCGGGCGACGAGCCGCCGTTCTTCGACACCCGGGCCCTGGACCAGCTGGGCCTGAACGAGGCCGAGCTGGCCCCGATCGTGGCCCGGGAGCGGACCGAGCTGCACCGCAGGGAACAGCGGTACCGCCAGGACCGGCCCGCCGCCGAGCTGCGCGGACGGACCGCCATCCTCGTCGACGACGGACTGGCCACCGGATCGACCGCCCGGGCCGCCGTGCGCGCGGTGCGGCACCGGGAGCCCGAGCGGGTGGTCGTCGCCGCGCCGGTCTGCTCGCACGAGGCGGTGGAGCTGCTGCGCCACGAGGCCGACGATGTCGTCTGCCTGCTGCGGCCGAGCCCGTTCCACGCGGTGGGCCTCTGGTACGAGGACTTCGAACAGCTGACGGACGAGGACGTGCTGGAAGCGCTGCACGGCGGCTGA
- the lpdA gene encoding dihydrolipoyl dehydrogenase, producing MDEQDERFDVVVLGAGPGGYVAAVRAAQLGKRVAVVEEKYWGGVCLNVGCIPTKALLRNAELAHIVTREAKTFGIRVDGEVSFDYGEAFRRSRRVADGRVKGVHYLMKKNKITEYDGRGTFLDPHTLQVTDYEGTTRTIGFEHCVIATGATPKLLPGTRRTSRVVTYEEQILAEDLPRSIIIAGAGAIGIEFAYVLHNYGVKVTVVEFLDRAAPLEDADVSAELARQYRKLGIDVMTSTRVDAIDESGPQVRVTVTAKDGSQQILEADKVLQAIGFAPNVTGYGLENTGVRVTERGAIDVDGRCRTSVPHIYAIGDVTAKLMLAHAAEAMGVVAAETIADAETMELDYAMIPRATYCQPQIASFGYTEAQARELGHDVKVAKFPFTANGKAHGLGDTTGFVKLISDARYGELIGGHLIGPDVTELLPELTLAQQWDLTVHEVARNVHAHPTLGEAVKEAVHGLAGHMINM from the coding sequence ATGGACGAGCAGGACGAGCGCTTCGACGTCGTCGTTCTCGGAGCGGGCCCCGGCGGTTACGTCGCCGCCGTCCGCGCCGCGCAACTGGGCAAACGCGTCGCCGTCGTGGAGGAGAAGTACTGGGGTGGCGTCTGCCTGAACGTCGGCTGCATCCCCACCAAGGCCCTGCTGCGCAACGCCGAGCTCGCGCACATCGTCACCCGCGAGGCCAAGACCTTCGGCATCAGGGTCGACGGCGAGGTCTCCTTCGACTACGGCGAGGCGTTCCGGCGCAGCCGCCGGGTCGCGGACGGCCGCGTCAAGGGCGTCCACTACCTGATGAAGAAGAACAAGATCACGGAGTACGACGGCCGCGGCACGTTTCTCGACCCGCACACCCTCCAGGTCACCGACTACGAGGGCACGACCCGCACCATCGGCTTCGAGCACTGCGTCATCGCCACCGGCGCCACGCCCAAGCTGCTCCCCGGCACCCGCCGCACCTCCCGCGTGGTGACCTACGAGGAGCAGATCCTCGCCGAGGACCTGCCGCGGTCGATCATCATCGCGGGCGCGGGAGCGATCGGCATCGAGTTCGCCTACGTCCTGCACAACTACGGCGTGAAGGTCACCGTCGTCGAGTTCCTGGACCGGGCCGCCCCGCTGGAGGACGCCGACGTCTCCGCCGAACTCGCCCGGCAGTACCGCAAGCTGGGCATCGACGTGATGACCTCGACCCGCGTCGACGCCATCGACGAGTCCGGCCCGCAGGTCCGGGTCACGGTCACCGCCAAGGACGGCTCCCAGCAGATCCTGGAGGCCGACAAGGTGCTCCAGGCGATCGGTTTCGCGCCCAACGTCACCGGCTACGGCCTGGAGAACACCGGCGTCCGTGTCACCGAGCGCGGCGCGATCGACGTCGACGGCCGCTGCCGCACCTCCGTGCCGCACATCTACGCCATCGGCGACGTCACGGCGAAGCTGATGCTCGCGCACGCCGCCGAGGCCATGGGCGTGGTCGCCGCCGAGACGATCGCGGACGCCGAGACGATGGAGCTCGACTACGCGATGATCCCGCGCGCCACCTACTGCCAGCCGCAGATCGCCAGCTTCGGCTACACCGAGGCGCAGGCCCGCGAGCTGGGCCACGACGTCAAGGTGGCGAAGTTCCCGTTCACCGCGAACGGCAAGGCGCACGGCCTGGGCGACACCACCGGCTTCGTGAAGCTGATCAGCGACGCCAGGTACGGCGAGCTGATCGGCGGCCACCTGATCGGCCCGGACGTCACCGAACTGCTGCCCGAGCTGACCCTGGCCCAGCAGTGGGACCTGACCGTCCACGAGGTCGCCCGCAACGTGCACGCCCACCCGACGCTGGGCGAGGCGGTCAAGGAGGCGGTGCACGGGCTGGCCGGCCACATGATCAACATGTGA
- a CDS encoding CBS domain-containing protein — MTRYIRDVMSSSTASIEPMTTVARAAQVMRDRDIGDVLVTYDRDLFGVLTDRDITVRAVAEARDPLVTPVGSLCTRPPVVTVAPDDTTAHAVQLMRQHAVRRLPVVDRSGCPVGVVSLGDLATTEDPHSALADISRAAPNH; from the coding sequence ATGACCAGGTACATACGGGACGTGATGTCGTCGAGCACGGCGTCGATCGAACCCATGACGACGGTGGCCCGGGCCGCCCAGGTCATGCGGGACCGGGACATCGGCGACGTCCTGGTGACGTACGACCGCGATCTGTTCGGCGTGCTCACCGACCGCGACATCACGGTCCGGGCGGTCGCCGAGGCCCGCGACCCGCTCGTCACACCGGTCGGCTCGCTGTGCACGCGTCCGCCCGTGGTGACCGTGGCGCCGGACGACACGACGGCCCACGCCGTCCAGCTCATGCGGCAGCACGCCGTCCGCAGGCTCCCCGTCGTCGACCGCAGCGGCTGCCCGGTCGGCGTGGTCAGCCTGGGTGACCTCGCCACCACCGAGGACCCGCACTCCGCGCTGGCGGACATCAGCCGGGCGGCACCCAACCACTGA